Proteins from a genomic interval of Armatimonadota bacterium:
- a CDS encoding thioredoxin family protein: MRFATVWRYAVTILVVVIAAGCKAPVQAPESSPDPTPPTAPEAQAAVPEAQEAETDAGGTDEASAETDSADDGVKWLSDYQAALDEADKSGKLVLIDIYSDYCPPCRQMDEKTWPDPKIVAASRDFVCIKVNSDENQEVPEKYGTQFIPHVVFAKADGSVVLEDTGFKTPEELITMMEEAKSK, encoded by the coding sequence GTGAGGTTCGCAACCGTCTGGCGGTATGCAGTGACCATCCTGGTTGTTGTCATCGCTGCAGGCTGCAAAGCTCCTGTACAGGCTCCGGAGAGCAGCCCGGATCCCACACCACCCACTGCTCCCGAAGCACAGGCAGCCGTTCCGGAAGCGCAGGAGGCCGAGACGGATGCCGGCGGAACCGACGAGGCCTCCGCTGAGACCGACTCCGCGGATGATGGAGTGAAATGGCTGAGTGACTATCAAGCGGCTCTCGACGAGGCCGATAAGTCCGGCAAGCTGGTCCTGATTGACATCTATAGTGACTACTGCCCGCCCTGCCGTCAAATGGATGAGAAGACCTGGCCCGATCCCAAGATTGTGGCCGCGTCCCGGGACTTCGTGTGCATCAAGGTGAATTCGGACGAGAACCAGGAAGTGCCCGAGAAGTACGGGACTCAGTTCATCCCCCACGTGGTGTTCGCGAAGGCCGACGGGAGCGTAGTCCTCGAGGATACGGGGTTCAAGACGCCCGAGGAACTCATCACAATGATGGAAGAAGCGAAGTCGAAGTAG
- a CDS encoding zinc-binding dehydrogenase, translating to MLRLAKGEGVGNVFLEPAPIPEVGPGDVLVKVSCSLISRGSELGGRYLSEKAVDPGVMGYAAAGYVEAVGADVTGFRVGDRVAALRPHAEYVLAPEHDKQHNPSIVRLPDNVSLELGTFWPFGTSGWSWSIAGDIREGDTVVIVGQGIIGMVMAQIVREWKPAQIIGVDALPLRCRIARDLGVDLVIDASMTDAVSAVRDATDGKGARVVYEAVGGQWAARVFPQLQKMVAYGGQIVVIGLYQDQPLPLDASLLMGHRVIGANSAGTHRPTCSDKSLELLSRGVIAGETMITHRFPAARAKDAFDLLYESPGECLGVLLEWD from the coding sequence ATGCTCAGGCTTGCCAAGGGCGAAGGAGTCGGCAACGTTTTTCTGGAGCCTGCCCCTATTCCGGAGGTTGGCCCGGGCGATGTGCTAGTCAAGGTCAGTTGCAGTCTCATCAGTCGCGGCTCGGAACTTGGCGGCAGGTACTTGTCCGAGAAAGCCGTGGATCCTGGCGTGATGGGCTACGCGGCCGCCGGTTACGTTGAGGCGGTGGGAGCTGATGTAACCGGGTTCCGCGTAGGGGACCGAGTGGCTGCTCTGCGCCCCCATGCAGAGTATGTGCTCGCGCCTGAACATGACAAACAACATAACCCGTCGATTGTTCGCCTGCCGGACAATGTCTCCCTGGAACTCGGCACATTCTGGCCTTTTGGCACCAGCGGCTGGTCCTGGTCGATTGCCGGCGATATTCGCGAAGGGGACACAGTGGTGATCGTCGGGCAGGGGATCATCGGCATGGTGATGGCGCAGATCGTTCGGGAATGGAAGCCGGCCCAGATCATTGGCGTGGATGCACTCCCCCTGCGTTGCCGCATCGCTCGAGACCTTGGCGTGGACTTGGTGATCGATGCCTCCATGACAGATGCCGTGAGCGCCGTGCGGGACGCTACCGACGGCAAGGGCGCGCGGGTTGTCTATGAGGCCGTCGGCGGGCAATGGGCGGCGCGAGTGTTCCCGCAACTTCAGAAGATGGTAGCCTACGGCGGGCAGATTGTGGTCATCGGCCTGTATCAGGATCAGCCCCTGCCGCTGGATGCCTCGTTGCTCATGGGGCACAGGGTTATCGGCGCCAACAGCGCCGGTACCCATCGGCCGACGTGCTCGGACAAGTCTCTGGAACTGCTTTCGCGCGGTGTGATCGCCGGAGAGACAATGATCACACACCGGTTCCCCGCCGCGCGGGCCAAAGACGCCTTCGACTTGCTCTATGAGAGCCCCGGCGAGTGCCTCGGGGTCTTGCTGGAATGGGACTGA
- a CDS encoding nitroreductase family protein, whose translation MDVFEAISARYSVRAYQDREIEPEKLERVMEAARLAPSASNRQEWRFILVKDPALRAQLVQAASGQKFVGQAPVVIVACAKTDSHTMRCGQLCYPIDVAIALEHIALQAVSEGLGTCWIGAFDEAAVKDVCGIPRGGEIRVVELMPLGYPADAPRPKSRIPLEQIVMYDTWTE comes from the coding sequence ATGGATGTCTTTGAGGCGATCAGTGCACGATACAGCGTGCGTGCCTATCAGGACAGGGAGATCGAGCCGGAGAAGCTTGAGCGGGTGATGGAAGCAGCGCGTCTTGCACCCTCGGCCAGCAACCGGCAGGAATGGCGCTTCATCCTGGTCAAGGACCCGGCGCTCAGGGCGCAGCTCGTGCAGGCAGCAAGCGGCCAGAAGTTCGTAGGCCAGGCGCCTGTGGTCATCGTTGCCTGCGCCAAGACGGACAGTCACACGATGCGCTGTGGCCAGTTGTGCTACCCGATTGATGTGGCCATCGCCCTGGAGCACATTGCCCTCCAAGCGGTCTCCGAGGGACTGGGGACCTGCTGGATCGGCGCCTTCGATGAGGCCGCGGTGAAGGATGTCTGCGGGATCCCGCGCGGGGGTGAGATCCGGGTGGTGGAACTGATGCCCCTGGGTTATCCGGCGGATGCGCCGCGGCCGAAATCCCGTATTCCGTTGGAGCAAATTGTGATGTACGACACATGGACCGAGTGA
- a CDS encoding YifB family Mg chelatase-like AAA ATPase, giving the protein MLARVHSAAILGIDAYAVEVEVDISRGLKKFDIVGLPDPAVRESRERVQAAIKNSGFEFPMEQIVVNLAPADVKKAGPAFDLPIALGILVASGQVSMDDDLDRTVLVGELSLDGILRPISGALPVSLGAKSWGKACVVVPPDNGKEAAVVDDFEVYTAETLYDCVCLLEKGFMADPVQVSEEDIDLEAEPYAIDFADVRGQEHVKRALEVAAAGGHNVLMIGPPGSGKTMLARRVPGILPHMTLEEALEVTKLYSIVGQVPKKNALIRQRPFRSPHHTVSTPGLAGGGSIPQPGEISLAHNGVLFLDELPEFSSAALEVLRQPLEDRQVTISRAQMALTFPANFQLIAAMNPCPCGFYGDPIKPCNCSLGAIQRYQKRISGPLLDRIDIHMEVPRLTPDELMDRRPGEPSAQIQQRVMAARTRQRERFQGTRFRHNGDMPSKALRDFCPLSSDCQALLRAAIDQFSLSARAHDRIIKLARTIADLDGADDIKVPHIAEAVQYRSLDRKLWG; this is encoded by the coding sequence ATGCTCGCACGTGTTCACTCCGCCGCAATACTCGGAATAGACGCCTACGCAGTTGAGGTCGAAGTCGACATCTCGCGGGGTCTGAAGAAGTTTGACATTGTGGGGCTTCCTGACCCCGCAGTGCGCGAGAGCAGGGAGAGGGTCCAGGCCGCAATCAAGAACTCGGGTTTCGAGTTTCCCATGGAGCAGATCGTGGTCAACCTGGCGCCCGCAGATGTGAAGAAAGCGGGTCCGGCATTCGACCTGCCCATCGCCCTTGGCATTCTCGTCGCCAGTGGGCAGGTGAGCATGGATGACGACCTCGACCGCACCGTGCTGGTAGGCGAACTGTCGCTGGACGGCATCTTGCGGCCGATCAGTGGGGCCCTTCCTGTTTCCCTTGGCGCGAAATCCTGGGGCAAGGCCTGCGTCGTTGTTCCGCCGGATAACGGCAAGGAAGCGGCTGTCGTGGATGATTTCGAGGTCTATACGGCCGAGACGCTGTATGACTGCGTCTGTCTGCTGGAGAAAGGTTTCATGGCAGACCCAGTGCAAGTCAGCGAGGAGGACATCGACCTCGAGGCCGAGCCGTACGCCATCGACTTCGCGGATGTGAGAGGTCAGGAGCACGTGAAGCGCGCGCTGGAAGTCGCCGCTGCGGGCGGCCACAATGTGCTCATGATCGGCCCTCCGGGTTCCGGCAAGACCATGCTGGCCCGACGAGTGCCCGGCATCCTGCCGCATATGACGCTGGAAGAAGCCCTCGAGGTCACGAAGCTGTACTCCATAGTAGGTCAGGTCCCCAAGAAGAACGCCCTCATCCGCCAAAGGCCCTTCCGTTCGCCGCACCACACGGTGAGCACGCCCGGCCTTGCGGGCGGCGGGTCAATCCCACAGCCGGGCGAGATCAGCCTCGCGCACAACGGCGTGCTGTTCCTGGATGAATTGCCTGAGTTCTCCAGCGCCGCCCTGGAAGTCTTGCGCCAGCCACTGGAGGACCGGCAGGTCACAATCTCGAGGGCGCAGATGGCCCTGACATTCCCGGCAAACTTCCAACTCATCGCCGCCATGAACCCCTGCCCCTGCGGGTTCTACGGTGACCCGATCAAGCCCTGCAACTGCAGCCTGGGCGCCATCCAGCGCTACCAGAAGCGTATCAGTGGCCCCCTGCTGGACCGCATCGACATTCACATGGAGGTCCCGCGTCTGACCCCGGATGAGCTCATGGACCGCCGCCCGGGAGAGCCTTCCGCACAGATCCAGCAGCGTGTCATGGCCGCACGGACTAGACAGCGGGAACGTTTCCAGGGCACCCGCTTCAGGCATAATGGTGACATGCCATCCAAGGCGCTGCGTGATTTCTGCCCCTTGTCTTCCGACTGCCAGGCCCTCTTGCGGGCCGCGATTGACCAGTTCAGCCTGTCGGCCCGTGCCCACGACCGGATAATCAAGCTAGCCCGAACCATTGCCGACCTCGATGGGGCGGACGACATAAAGGTGCCCCACATCGCCGAAGCCGTACAGTACCGAAGCCTTGATCGGAAGCTTTGGGGGTGA